TCGGAAGAGGGAGAACAACACCGGCATCTGGATGATCATCGGCGCACAGGAAGCGAAGGGCGAGGTGCCATGCTTCTTGTACAGCGCGGAGAGTTCCTCCTGCTGGCGTTGTTGGGATACTTGATCCTTCTTGCCCTTGTACTTCTTCTGAATCTTTTGGATCTCAGGTTGAAGTACCTGCGTTTGACGCGAGGCGTTGATTTGCCTGTTGTAAAGCGGGAGCACGATAAGGCGCACGGTAATCGTGAGACCTAGGATGGCCAGAACCCACGCTGGCCCAGCGCCGCCGGACATTCCCAGGGCGGTGAGACCGCTGTGGATCCCGTACATGACCCAAGCTACGAGCCACATAATAGGATGGAGGATTGTATCCACGGTTCTTCTTTCGGTTGCCGCGGGCCGGACGCCCGCACGTCTATTTGGGTGAGCTTTGGGCCCTAGTCCTCGCCGCCCTGACCTTGTTGGCCTTGGGAGGACTGACTTCGTATATCTTCTTCCTCATAGAGAGCAAGAAGTTGATCGTGATCGAGTGGTTTTGTGGGCCATGATCCGCGTGGCGGTACGCGATCCACTCCACCTTCGCTCCACGGATTGCACCGCAGAATTCTCCAGACACTCAAAAGTGTACCTTTGAACGCTCCATGAATCCGAAGCGCCTCCAACGCGTACTGCGAACAAGTCGGTGAGTAACGGCACCGCTGGGGAAACCCTGGTGAGATGGTCTTCTGATACCACTTAACGCCGGCCATCAGGACTAAGGTCACTGGATTCTTCATGAACCTGATGAACCTTCTGCATCTACTGACAACGACGACGTCGCCAGCTGCAAGCGTTTGCTCGATCTGAGCGCCAGTTTTCGCTTGGCCTTCGCGATCGCAATATCCAAGTCCCTACCAAGCTGAGCTGAAGAGGAGTCCTTTGCTGCGGGAAGCGCGCGGATAACCACTAGGCTTCCCTCATCAAATACATCCAGCCGATCCCTCATAAGGTGCCGGAGCTGGCGGTAAAGGCGGTGGCGTACCACCGAATTCCCCACACTTTTGGACACGACGAAGCCGACCTTCACACCGTGAAGGTCGGCTT
The DNA window shown above is from Changpingibacter yushuensis and carries:
- the yidD gene encoding membrane protein insertion efficiency factor YidD produces the protein MKNPVTLVLMAGVKWYQKTISPGFPQRCRYSPTCSQYALEALRIHGAFKGTLLSVWRILRCNPWSEGGVDRVPPRGSWPTKPLDHDQLLALYEEEDIRSQSSQGQQGQGGED
- the rnpA gene encoding ribonuclease P protein component; this translates as MLSADHRMRRSADFASAFHGERGGANRVVVSIETEPEEYQADLHGVKVGFVVSKSVGNSVVRHRLYRQLRHLMRDRLDVFDEGSLVVIRALPAAKDSSSAQLGRDLDIAIAKAKRKLALRSSKRLQLATSSLSVDAEGSSGS